A genomic region of Glycine max cultivar Williams 82 chromosome 15, Glycine_max_v4.0, whole genome shotgun sequence contains the following coding sequences:
- the LOC121173560 gene encoding secreted RxLR effector protein 161-like has product MLECKFGDTPVAKGDKFSLKQCTKEKLEIQEMQKIPYASVVGSLMYAQVCTCPDITYIVGVLGRYLSNPGIDHWKAAKRVMRYLKRTKYYMLTYKRSDQLKITRYSDLDFTGCLDSLRSTLGYFFMLVDGAVSWRSAKQTLSTSSTMVAEFVACYEASNHGIWLRNFVTRLQIVEGIERPLKLYYDNK; this is encoded by the coding sequence ATGCTGGAATGTAAATTCGGGGATACTCCAGTTGCTAAGGGAGACAAGTTTAGTCTCAAACAGTGcacaaaagaaaaattggaaaTTCAGGAAATGCAAAAGATTCCCTATGCATCAGTTGTAGGGAGTTTGATGTATGCCCAAGTATGTACGTGTCCGGATATAACATACATAGTTGGGGTATTAGGCAGATATTTAAGCAATCCAGGAATAGATCATTGGAAAGCAGCCAAAAGAGTTATGAGGTATTTGAAGAGAACAAAGTATTATATGCTCACATACAAGAGGTCAGATCAGTTGAAGATCACTAGGTATTCTGACTTGGATTTTACAGGATGCCTAGATAGTTTGAGATCCACTTTGGGTTACTTTTTCATGTTAGTCGATGGTGCGGTTTCTTGGCGTAGTGCCAAGCAAACCCTTAGTACTTCATCCACTATGGTGGCAGAATTTGTGGCATGCTATGAGGCATCAAATCATGGAATATGGTTGAGAAATTTTGTCACAAGGCTGCAAATTGTGGAAGGAATTGAAAGACCACTTAAGTTATATTAtgacaacaaataa